A genomic window from Eleginops maclovinus isolate JMC-PN-2008 ecotype Puerto Natales chromosome 9, JC_Emac_rtc_rv5, whole genome shotgun sequence includes:
- the lpla gene encoding lipoprotein lipase, protein MGKENIFFLSVWIILGKIFATFSSEPELTTTEFVNSTVTDAPLPTTTEWITDFTDIVSKFSLRTLDIPDEDMCYIVAGRPETIKECEFNSETQTFIVIHGWTVTGMFESWVPKLVSALYEREPGANVIVVDWLTRANQHYPTSAAYTKLVGRDVAKFVTWIQKELQLPWERLHLLGYSLGAHVAGVAGGLTDHKISRITGLDPAGPTFEHAENQNILSKDDAQFVDVLHTNTRGSPDRSIGIQRPVGHIDIYPNGGTFQPGCDIQNTLMGIALSGIKGLQNMDQLVKCSHERSIHLFIDSLVNTQQQSMAYRCNSREAFNKGMCLSCRKNRCNKLGYNINKVRMTRSAKMYLKTRDMMPYKVFHYQVKVHLFGADKMSFTEQPMKISLYGTHGEKEDIAFVLPFLDSNTTLSFLITTDVDIGDLMIVKLRWEKDTIISWSDWWGSSKFHIRKMRIKAGETQSKVIFSSKDGEFAYLSRGGEAGVFVKSREDNMNRKEKLMHKLKTQGSLFTQNDA, encoded by the exons atgggaaaagaaaatatcttttttctgtctgtttggaTCATTTTGGGAAAAATCTTTGCAACTTTTTCTTCTGAGCCTGAACTCACCACCACTGAGTTTG TAAACAGCACAGTGACCGATGCTCCCCTGCCCACCACCACTGAATGGATCACAGACTTCACTGACATTGTGTCCAAGTTCTCCCTGCGCACTCTGGACATCCCTGATGAGGACATGTGTTACATCGTGGCCGGCAGACCGGAGACCATCAAGGAGTGTGAATTCAACTCCGAGACCCAGACCTTCATCGTGATCCATGGCTGGACG gtgaCAGGGATGTTTGAGAGCTGGGTGCCCAAACTGGTATCTGCCCTGTACGAGCGTGAGCCCGGCGCCAATGTCATCGTGGTCGACTGGCTGACCCGAGCCAACCAGCACTACCCGACTTCCGCCGCCTACACCAAGCTGGTGGGCCGCGACGTGGCCAAGTTCGTCACGTGGATTCAA AAAGAGCTGCAGCTGCCCTGGGAGAGGCTTCATCTGCTGGGTTACAGTCTGGGAGCGCATGTGGCGGGAGTTGCCGGAGGACTTACGGACCATAAAATCAGCAGAATAACAG GTCTTGATCCTGCAGGTCCCACCTTCGAGCACGCAGAGAACCAGAACATTTTGTCCAAGGACGATGCCCAGTTTGTGGACGTCCTGCACACCAACACCAGAGGATCCCCGGACCGCAGCATCGGCATCCAGAGACCCGTGGGCCACATCGACATTTACCCCAACGGAGGCACCTTCCAGCCGGGCTGCGACATCCAGAACACGCTGATGGGGATCGCATTGTCCGGCATCAAGGGTCTCCAAA ATATGGACCAGCTCGTCAAATGTTCTCACGAGCGCTCCATCCACCTGTTCATCGACTCTCTGGTGAACACGCAGCAGCAGAGCATGGCGTACCGCTGCAACTCCAGAGAGGCTTTCAACAAGGGCATGTGTCTGAGCTGCAGGAAGAACCGCTGCAACAAGCTGGGCTACAACATCAACAAGGTCCGCATGACCCGCAGCGCCAAGATGTACCTGAAGACACGGGACATGATGCCCTACAAAG TTTTCCACTATCAAGTGAAGGTGCATCTCTTCGGTGCGGACAAAATGAGCTTCACCGAGCAGCCGATGAAGATCTCTCTGTACGGCACCCACGGAGAGAAGGAGGACATCGCTTTTGTTCT TCCGTTCCTGGACAGTAACACCACCCTGTCCTTCCTCATCACCACCGATGTGGACATTGGAGACCTGATGATCGTGAAGCTGCGCTGGGAGAAAGACACCATCATCAGCTGGTCGGACTGGTGGGGCAGCAGCAAGTTCCACATCAGGAAAATGCGCATCAAGGCCGGGGAGACCCAGTCCAA GGTGATCTTCAGCTCAAAGGACGGAGAGTTTGCCTACCTCTccagaggaggagaagctggagtCTTTGTCAAGTCAAGGGAAGACAACATGAACCGTAAAGAGAAACT gATGCACAAGCTGAAAACGCAGGGCAGTCTTTTCACACAGAACGACGCCTGA